Within Alphaproteobacteria bacterium, the genomic segment CTGCGCGGCCATTGCGCTGGCCGCCGCGTTCGGGCTGAATGAACTCTTCCTCGCCAGTCCCGTCGCGTATGACACGATCCGCTATCTGGGAATCGCCTATATCGTCTACCTGGCGGTCCGGATCTACCGCAGCGCCCCGCCGGACGATAAAACCGAGGTGCGCCTGTACGGGCTGCGCGACGGCTTGCTGCTCTCGGTGCTCAACGCCAAATACTACGTGGTCGTGTCGGCGGTGTTCAGCCAGTTCCTGCTGCCGGGCGCATCCGGAAACTGGATCGTCGTGACCGCGCTGATCGCCCTGGTGGCGCTGTCGCAGGCGACCTGGCTGGTCGCGGGAGCCGGACTGCGACCGCTGATGCGCTCGGCGCTGGCCTTCCGGATCCAGAGCCTCGTGTTCAGCGCTTCGCTGCTGGCCGTCGCCGTCTACCTGCTGCTGCGGAAATAGATCGGCGAAAATGAGTCCCGGCGCGCCGTTATTCGGGTTTTACTGAAAACGTCCGGCCGTCGATGAAGGTGACCGGCAGGGTCGCGACGAGGTCGCGGTCGATGCCGTCCAGGCAGAAGACATTGACCGTATAGGCGTCCGGCGCGATGCGGGGGCGGTGGAACGGATAGGTCCCGCAGCGTTTGCAGAAATAATGCTTCGCCGCCCCCGTGTTGAACTGATAAAGCGCCAACGATTCCTCTCCCTGCAGCAGCCGGAACCGGTCGGCGGGCACGCGATGCATGACCGCATTGCGGCGCTGGCAGATCGAGCAGTTGCAGACGGCGACGCCGTCAAGATCGGTGTCGACCTCGAACGCGACATCCCCGCAGTGACAACTACCCCGATAGGTTTCCATCGCGCCTGTATCCATGACTGATTGCAGGTATTCCGATCATTGGCACAGATAATGGCATAATTTCCGGCACCGCACCCGAAATTCATGACGATGGCCTTTCCAGGGTGCAGATGGATAAAATTTTATGAAAATACAGAACAAAATATAGTAAATACTAGTATAAAACGATAAAATAACATTTAATTTTTAGTTAATAAGTATTAATATCCGTTAATACTTGTTAAAATACAATTTTTTTGACTTATTACAGTTATTTTTATATTTTATCTGTGACAGAGTGAGAAAATTGAGCAGGTGGGAACGAAAGGGTGGTTATGTATTGCGCAACTATTGTCTGGGCGTACGACGACATGGAGTTGGCGCGTCGGCTGTGGCCAAGGGTAAAGGCTGCGGTTGAAGAACAGGTCGAACGGGACAATCTGGACCTGGATGTGGGTCGTCAGCGGCAGGTAATTTCCGCCATCGTGAACGATCTGATGGAAAAGCGACGCCCGGAAAAGCGGCACTGGTGTTCGCCGAAATCGATCAGCCGGCTGCTGCATCTTTTCCAGAAGCCGCGCGCCAATCCCGGCGCGATACCGCGCGGGACGGCGGCGGTGCGGCGGTGAAAGCCGCGAACCTTACAGTTCAGGGCGCGCGGTTCCCGAAAACATCCCTGGCGGGAACGATCACGGTACGTTCGTTGCCGGATCGGCGGGTCAGTCCCTTCCTGTCGAAGAATTCCAGCAGATCGATCGTCAGGTTCCGGCCGATTCCGGCCCGCCTGTTGTAATCGCCGGCGGAAAAATGGCCGTCGGCGGATTCCTTCGCCAGCGCCGCCGCCATTTCCGCCAGTTGCAGCAGGGTTTCCGGCAGGTAGTAGCGGTTATCCGCGACCTGGTGGATCAGCCCGGCCCGGGCGGCCCGTGTCAGGAAGCGTTCGGTGGTGCGGCCGTCCCGGGAAATCGCCTCGGCGATTTCCAGCATCCGCGGCGGGCGCAACGCGCCTTCCTCCAGCATCGGGCGGACCTGTTCCCAGATCGCCGTGTCCTCGCTTGAGAATACCGCCCGGTGCCCCGGGAGCGTCAGGTACACGCCGTCGCGGGCGATGCGCCTGCCATGCAGCAGGTCCAGGATCGCGGCGCTGAACAGGTCCTGGCCGGGCTTGCGCGTCATCGCCCGGCGCAGCCGCGCCTCTTCCGGTCCCGGCTGGTCGGGGCGGCTCGCATGCCAGCCCCGCAGCGCCGTCACGATCTCGTCGCGCAGGGCGTCCCAGTGCGCCGGGGAAATACCCGTCTGCTCCGGCGGCGACCCGACCCGGATCATCGCTACATCCTCCCACAGGGCGGATGCCTCGTCCGGCGTCAGATTGTAGGTCCGGGCGAAGCGGCCGAGATCGACGCCGTCCACGGCCTGTTCCAGGCGCGCCGCCAATGCCGCGCCCGGCGCCGTATCCCGCACCGCGTGCAGTACCGCCAGCCGCTGCGGCCGCGCCCGGCCGCGCGCCGGTGAAAACGGATCGACGATCCGGCCGCCGCCGACGGTGCGCCGCGCGGACTGGTCGCGCAGGATGAAGCGGTCGCCCGCCAGCGCGCCGACCGGATTGTCGAGCACAAGCTGCACCAGCCCGGTTTCACCCGGCGCGATCGACCCGCCTTCCAGGATCGCGACCCGGCCGGTTTCCGCGCTGGCCGCCAGATGGACATGGACCGGGGTCCAGTGCCGCAAGGGCTTTTTTTCGGCGTTCAGCATCCGGATCGCGGCATCGAGGCGCCGTGTCGGCGCATGGGCCGTTTCCGCCATCAGCCAGTCGCCGCGCCGGACCGAATCCAGCCCGACCCCCGCGCCGGTGATGTTCAGGGCGCAGCGTTCCCCGGCGCGTCCGGCCGTCGCATCGCGGTTCTGGGCGTGGATCGCCCGCACCCGGATCGGCGTGCCCGCCGGCGAAATGACCAGCCGGTCGCCCACCGATACCTGTCCCGAATAGACCGTGCCGGTGACCACGACCCCGGCGCCGGCGACGGTGAAGGTGCGGTCGACCGCGAGGCGGAAATTGCCGCTGTCAGGCCGCGCCGCCATGCCGCGCGCGGCGGATTCCAGATGCGCCTGCAGCGCGGGGACGCCGTCGCCGGTCATGGCGGAAAGCGGAAAGACCGGGGCGTTTTCCAGCGTCGTGCCGTCCAGCAGGATTTCGACTTCGGCTTTGGCGTCCTCCAGCCGCGCCGTCGTTACCCGGTCGGTCTTGGTGATGGCGATGGCGCCCGTGCCGACGCCCAGCAGGTCGAGGATCGCCAGGTGTTCCTCCGTCTGCGGCATCGGCCCGTCATCGGCGGCAATGATCAACAGGGCGAAATCGATGCCGCCGACGCCGGCCAGCATGTTGCGGACGAATTTTTCATGCCCCGGCACGTCGACGAAGCCCAGCACGGCGCCGTCCTCCAGATGCCGGTATGCGAAGCCCAGGTCGATGGTCAGCCCGCGGCGCTTTTCCTCCGGCAGACGGTCGGCGTCGATGCCGGTCAGCGCCTTCACCAGCAGGGTTTTCCCGTGGTCGATATGGCCGGCGGTCGCGACGATCATGCCGGGGACAGCCGGTCCAGCTGCGCGGTGAACGCCGCCTCGTCGGTCAGGCAGCGCAGGTCGAGGAAGAAACTTCCATCCCGCACCCGGCCGATCACCGGCACGGGCAGGTTGCGGAACCCGTCGACGATGGCGGCAAGGGTTTTGGCGCTGCCCTTGCCCTGTTGTTTCGGGCGGATCGCCAGCGCCGCGCTGTCCAGCCGGTCGACGGGCAGGGACCCGCTGCCGATCTGGCTGCGGCAGGGTTCGATGCTGACCGTCGCGACCATGTCCAGCCGCGCCGCGACGGCGGGCAGGATGCGGTTCGCCAGCGCGGCGATATCCTCGGCGGATCGGCTCAGCAGCCCGATGGCGGGCAAGGTTTCAGCCAAAGTGTCGGGGTTGCCGTACAGCCGCAGCACCGCTTCCAGCGCGGCGATGGTGGTCTTGTCGAGCCGCATGGCCCGCTTCATCGGGTTCTTCTTGATTTTCGCGATCAGGTCGGCGCGGCCGACGATCAGCCCCGCCTGCGGCCCGCCCAGCAGCTTGTCGCCGCTGAAGGTGACGATATCGGCGCCGGCCTCCAGCGTTTCGCGCGGCGTCGGCTCGTGCGGCAGGCCGTAGCGCTCCAGGTCGACCAGCGCGCCGGCGCCCAGGTCGACCACGAAGGGCAGGTCATGGGCATGGGCCAGCGCCGCCAGGTCGGATTCCGCCGGGGCGGCGGTGAAGCCCTGGATTTCGTAATTGCTGGCATGCACCTTCATGGCCAGCACGGAATGGTCATCGATGTTGGATTCGAAGTCGCGCAGGTGGGTCCGGTTGGTGGTGCCCACCTCGCGCAGGGTGCAGCCGGCGCGGGCCATGATATCGGGGATCCGGAAGGCGCCGCCGATCTCGATCAATTCTCCCCGCGACACCAGCACTTCGCCGCCCGCCGCCAGCGTGTTGAGGGTGATCAGCACCGCGGCGGCGTTGTTGTTCACGACCGTCGCGGCCTCCGCCCCGGTCAGCCGCTTCAACCAGGACTCCAGATGGGAATCGCGGTCGCCGCGCGATCCCGCTTCCAGGTCGTATTCCAGATTGCAGGCGCCGGCGGCCTCGATCATCGCATCGATAGCGGCTTGCGGCATCGGTGCGCGGCCCAGGTTGGTATGCAGCACCGTACCGGTCAGGTTGAAGACCCGCTTCAGCGACGGCCGGTTGAGCGCGTCGAGCACCGCATCGACCCGCGCCGCGATGGCGGCGGGGTCGGCCTCGCCGCGCGCCGCGTCGGCATCCTCCGCGATGCGTCGGCGCAGGGCGGACAGCACGGTACGCACCGCCTCCGTGACGGCGCCGCGGCCATAGGCGGCCAGCGCGGTTTCCAGTCGCGGATGGTTCAGCATCCGGTCGACGGAGGGGATGGCGGCGCGGGATGCTGTGGCGGTCTGCGGCATGGCGGCGGTTCTGGCTATTCGACGGTTCCGGGCAATTGCGGCGGATGATACGGAGGCGCGGTAACGGTTACAAGGCTACGGGTTCGCGCGCTGCGGCCCGGCGGACGCCAGCCCCGCCCGAAGCCATAAAATTGAATAAAATCCGTCGTTTATTTTAAACGATCGTAAATGCTTCGGTAACCATTTTGCGGTATGGATGTCCCCATGATGATGTATGCGAATTCATGCCTCGGGACCTTACCGGACCGCTGGCGGCATGTCCTGGCCACGCTGGCGATTGCCGCGGCGCTGTCCGGTTGCGCGTCCAACCCGCCGGAGAAGTTCGCGGACAGTGGTCCGAAGACGGATGTTTCGGTTACGCTGTTCACCTCGGCGCAGGAAAGCCGCGCGCGCGGCGACCTTGCGGGGGCGGCGACCCTGTACCGCCACGCGCATGGCGCCGATCCGCAGAAAGCCGCGCCGCTGGTCGGGCTGGGGCAGGTGCTTGCCGCGTCGGGCGCGCCGAAAGACGCCGCCGAAGCCTTTCGCAAGGCGCTGGCGCTGGAGCCGCAGAATGCGGTGGCGCTGCGCGGGCTGGGCAATGCGATGGTCGCCATCAACCAGCCCGAACTCGCCATCGGTCATTACGACCGCGCGCTGACGGTCACGCCGGGCGATCCCCAGGTGTTCAACGGCCTCGGGGTCGCCAATGACCTGCTCGGCAAGCACAAGGATGCCCAGGATTTTTACCGGGCCGGACTCGCCAGCGCGCCCGAGGATGTGAACCTGAAAACCAATCTGGGGCTGTCGCTGGCCTTCGCGGGCGAATACGACGCGGCGATCGAGGTGCTGCGCGAACTGGCCAGCGCGTCGCAGGCAACCGTGCTGCAGCGGCAGAACCTTGCGCTGGGGCTCGGCCTCGCCGGGCGCACCCGGGATGCGGCGAAAATCGCCAGCGCGGACCTGGACGACCGGTCGGTAAGGTCGAACATCGTTTTCTACGAAACGCTGCGGGCCATGAAGGATTCGGTCCAGCGGGTCCGCGCGGTGCACGCCCGCTCCATCAGCCGCTAGATCAGGTCGGGGTTTGCTGGAATCGCCTCAGGCTTCAACGGGCGAATTCAATGCCCTCGCGGGCGAATTTGCGCTGGAAGGCGTTCCATTCCAGCATGCCCATATCGCCAGAGGCGAGCCATTCGGCATAAATCTCGTGGCTTTTTGCAACGATGTCGGCGGGAATTTCCCGCACCGGGACACTGGCGGCCATCGTATCGACCTGAATCTGGCATGATGTTTCGTAGTAATAGGTGAAATGCAATGCCTCGGGGATCGTCCGGCCAAGGCAGAGCGAGCCGTGATTGTGCATGTTCAGGACGAATTTGTCGCCGATGTTCTTTTTGAGCGATTCCCGTTCCGAAAGATCCAGCGCCGGGCCTTCGTATTCATGCTCCGCCATGCTCAGCAGCGGCCAGAGCGAATGCTGCGAAATCGGACGCAACCCGCCTTCCATGGCCGAGACGGCGATATTCGCGCGGGTATGCAGATGGGTGACGCACATCGCGTCCGGCCGCGCCAGATAGATGCCGCTATGGATGCAGTAGCCGGCGAAATTGAATCCTTCGCCGCTCAGCACATTGCCGTCCATGTCCATCTTCACCAGGCTGGTGGCGGTGATTTCGTCGAACATTTCGCCGTAATTGTTGATCAGGAAGGTATCTTCCTCGCCGGGGATGCGCGCCGACAGATGCGTCGCCACCAGGTCGGTGAAGCCGAGGCG encodes:
- the selA gene encoding L-seryl-tRNA(Sec) selenium transferase, whose translation is MPQTATASRAAIPSVDRMLNHPRLETALAAYGRGAVTEAVRTVLSALRRRIAEDADAARGEADPAAIAARVDAVLDALNRPSLKRVFNLTGTVLHTNLGRAPMPQAAIDAMIEAAGACNLEYDLEAGSRGDRDSHLESWLKRLTGAEAATVVNNNAAAVLITLNTLAAGGEVLVSRGELIEIGGAFRIPDIMARAGCTLREVGTTNRTHLRDFESNIDDHSVLAMKVHASNYEIQGFTAAPAESDLAALAHAHDLPFVVDLGAGALVDLERYGLPHEPTPRETLEAGADIVTFSGDKLLGGPQAGLIVGRADLIAKIKKNPMKRAMRLDKTTIAALEAVLRLYGNPDTLAETLPAIGLLSRSAEDIAALANRILPAVAARLDMVATVSIEPCRSQIGSGSLPVDRLDSAALAIRPKQQGKGSAKTLAAIVDGFRNLPVPVIGRVRDGSFFLDLRCLTDEAAFTAQLDRLSPA
- a CDS encoding class II aldolase/adducin family protein — translated: MAVAPLASKAGAPAARQSEMSAAEWQTRVDLAMLYRIVHRLGFTDLVATHLSARIPGEEDTFLINNYGEMFDEITATSLVKMDMDGNVLSGEGFNFAGYCIHSGIYLARPDAMCVTHLHTRANIAVSAMEGGLRPISQHSLWPLLSMAEHEYEGPALDLSERESLKKNIGDKFVLNMHNHGSLCLGRTIPEALHFTYYYETSCQIQVDTMAASVPVREIPADIVAKSHEIYAEWLASGDMGMLEWNAFQRKFAREGIEFAR
- a CDS encoding GFA family protein; this translates as MDTGAMETYRGSCHCGDVAFEVDTDLDGVAVCNCSICQRRNAVMHRVPADRFRLLQGEESLALYQFNTGAAKHYFCKRCGTYPFHRPRIAPDAYTVNVFCLDGIDRDLVATLPVTFIDGRTFSVKPE
- a CDS encoding tetratricopeptide repeat protein, encoding MMMYANSCLGTLPDRWRHVLATLAIAAALSGCASNPPEKFADSGPKTDVSVTLFTSAQESRARGDLAGAATLYRHAHGADPQKAAPLVGLGQVLAASGAPKDAAEAFRKALALEPQNAVALRGLGNAMVAINQPELAIGHYDRALTVTPGDPQVFNGLGVANDLLGKHKDAQDFYRAGLASAPEDVNLKTNLGLSLAFAGEYDAAIEVLRELASASQATVLQRQNLALGLGLAGRTRDAAKIASADLDDRSVRSNIVFYETLRAMKDSVQRVRAVHARSISR
- a CDS encoding LysE family translocator, with protein sequence METVLAFLGMVLPLTMSPGPATVALAGLGMRSGVVAAIPFYTGMMASCAAIALAAAFGLNELFLASPVAYDTIRYLGIAYIVYLAVRIYRSAPPDDKTEVRLYGLRDGLLLSVLNAKYYVVVSAVFSQFLLPGASGNWIVVTALIALVALSQATWLVAGAGLRPLMRSALAFRIQSLVFSASLLAVAVYLLLRK
- the selB gene encoding selenocysteine-specific translation elongation factor, producing MIVATAGHIDHGKTLLVKALTGIDADRLPEEKRRGLTIDLGFAYRHLEDGAVLGFVDVPGHEKFVRNMLAGVGGIDFALLIIAADDGPMPQTEEHLAILDLLGVGTGAIAITKTDRVTTARLEDAKAEVEILLDGTTLENAPVFPLSAMTGDGVPALQAHLESAARGMAARPDSGNFRLAVDRTFTVAGAGVVVTGTVYSGQVSVGDRLVISPAGTPIRVRAIHAQNRDATAGRAGERCALNITGAGVGLDSVRRGDWLMAETAHAPTRRLDAAIRMLNAEKKPLRHWTPVHVHLAASAETGRVAILEGGSIAPGETGLVQLVLDNPVGALAGDRFILRDQSARRTVGGGRIVDPFSPARGRARPQRLAVLHAVRDTAPGAALAARLEQAVDGVDLGRFARTYNLTPDEASALWEDVAMIRVGSPPEQTGISPAHWDALRDEIVTALRGWHASRPDQPGPEEARLRRAMTRKPGQDLFSAAILDLLHGRRIARDGVYLTLPGHRAVFSSEDTAIWEQVRPMLEEGALRPPRMLEIAEAISRDGRTTERFLTRAARAGLIHQVADNRYYLPETLLQLAEMAAALAKESADGHFSAGDYNRRAGIGRNLTIDLLEFFDRKGLTRRSGNERTVIVPARDVFGNRAP